TGCCCCTTCTTCTGTCGCTTTGGTCGAGGTGGAAAGGAGaacgacagagagagggacgatGCACAAAGGAGCAGAGGGCGCCGCACAGAAGGCGCGACAAAGAGCACCGTCTTTCATTGGCGTGCCGCCTGGTGCGCATCATGTTGCGTGTTTCACTTTAACATATCTCTTTGTATTTACAAACAACAAACGAGCTTTGATGAAACTACCGCGTTGCCTTGTCGGCTGTCTACAGGATGAGACTCTCACGGATGGCACACATTACAGCTGAGGCGCGGCGAAAGAGGTATGTTTCTCCGATTTGTTTCTTGGCTGTAGGTAAACcgctgcgcgctgccgtaCTTATGCGTCAATGAGTGACGCGGAAGTCATTCCAAACACTTCCGTGGCAGGTGCTTGTTTATTTTCTTTGGCTGCAAGGAGAGTTAGTGGCAGCATACTAGCATGCTTTCATTCAGATCGCTTCCCTCTTTTGTCCTCTCTCCCCAGTCCGATTCGCGCATATTCTTGAATGATTTTCGAAAGCACGCCGTTAGTGGGCAACCCCACCGCGAACTCCTACCCATCTGCCGACGGGCGATTGTATGGGCGAAACTTTAACGCCGATGACTATAACGCCGAAGTGCGAGGGCAGCGCATGAGGCAGTACTATCACTCTGTGTTTCGCTCTGACGGCATTGACGTGGCTGTGCGTAACgtcgccgtggtgcagcgacCCTGGCTGCAACGCTTCTATCCCAATGGGCGTCGCGGTCGTATTTGCTGCCAGGCTGTGTCTGCCCAGTTCAGGCGAGGGAGGCTGCACGTGGTGGCCGACGTGGACGGTattgctgcggcgtcgctgatgACGGTAATAGCAGGGCGAGGTGCACAGGCGTCAGGGGATATCTGGGTCGGTGATGCGGCTGTCGACGCGCAAACTCGACTGCGCCTCATTGCCTACGTGGGGGCAGAGTCCCTCTTCGTCCCTCTCCTGTCAGTGAAGGACAATTTGTGGTTTGTGGTGCATCTCCACTGCAAGGAGCAGCGCACTTGGACGCGAGAGTTGGTGCTAGCAGCCGCCAACTTCGTCAGTCTCGATCTCGGCAAGAAAGTCGCAGACCTCTCACAGTCGGAGAAGTTCCGCTTGCAGGTGGCGCTTGAGCTCGTGCTGGACCCACCGGTGCTGTTCTTTTCATACCCTTTCGACGCCATGGGTCTGGTAGAGCAAAACGAGTGCACCCAGCTTCTCTCCCGACTCTGCGTAGACGTGACGAAAACAGTGGTGCTGAGTACGCGATCGATGCCCATGCCCCTGCACAGCGCTGCCGACACACTCCTCCTATTTGGCGCTGGGGGAGTGGTACTGTTCTCCGGGAAGTGCCAAGACGCCATATCATACTTCAACTCCCTTCGCATACCGAGGCACATACCGCAGCCGCTTTGGAAAGGAGTGCTGGGTCATGGCGCGGAAGCACAAGCTGCCGAGGAGGATCTGCGGACTTTCCACGCGCCATCGCTCCCCCCTTCCGATTCCAGCCCCTTTTCACAAAGGGGTGTGAAGGCGCCAGAGAGTCGCTTGTACTCAGTCATatgcacgccgccgcgactTTCGTCGCGCGTTTTTCTGATGGACGTCCTGAATgacacgccgccgccgctctaCTGCCGTGCGGCTGAAGGGGGCAGTGCGTCAACCAGCGCCGTTGTGGAAGTGGCGACCAGCGGAGACCTGATGGACTTGGCAGTGGAGTGGGCCGAGAGTGAGTCGCAGACCATGTTCTACGCCGCCAAGTACTACGACTCATCAGTGCATGCGGCTCTCCTTTCGTCGCTGGACCCTGTCAACGCTCGAAGTGTTGCCACAACGCACACCTcgcctcccccaccccgTGCACTACCACATGGC
The nucleotide sequence above comes from Leishmania donovani BPK282A1 complete genome, chromosome 29. Encoded proteins:
- a CDS encoding ABC transporter-like protein is translated as MIFESTPLVGNPTANSYPSADGRLYGRNFNADDYNAEVRGQRMRQYYHSVFRSDGIDVAVRNVAVVQRPWLQRFYPNGRRGRICCQAVSAQFRRGRLHVVADVDGIAAASLMTVIAGRGAQASGDIWVGDAAVDAQTRLRLIAYVGAESLFVPLLSVKDNLWFVVHLHCKEQRTWTRELVLAAANFVSLDLGKKVADLSQSEKFRLQVALELVLDPPVLFFSYPFDAMGLVEQNECTQLLSRLCVDVTKTVVLSTRSMPMPLHSAADTLLLFGAGGVVLFSGKCQDAISYFNSLRIPRHIPQPLWKGVLGHGAEAQAAEEDLRTFHAPSLPPSDSSPFSQRGVKAPESRLYSVICTPPRLSSRVFLMDVLNDTPPPLYCRAAEGGSASTSAVVEVATSGDLMDLAVEWAESESQTMFYAAKYYDSSVHAALLSSLDPVNARSVATTHTSPPPPRALPHGVWRFGVLLRYTLKQIPADAELLLGVAFLSIGLIVLTVAVHSQPENQGGMYNIRGLIFIAFVLVLFSNLAAIESMRDQLRVALGHRKRKLYGSLSFIVCLCVRIVLIRSVYLALFLPFVLFVLRSSYSLAILVGLVTCTHAAFQYLVTLLPSRRWVTWVSYAYFGYSIIFSGFLLNLRTLPPLLGVLSILRWGYGAVIYTWLHGKSFQCDGAGNTSYCYTGDDYLAVEGLENESVASSALILAVLGASMMGLLLVLWSLRSV